The following nucleotide sequence is from Tardiphaga alba.
CGCCTTCCTCGCCAAGGGCATTCGCTTCGTGGCCGACGGCTACGACCTCGAATTCATCCGCGACAATCTCGAGCGCGACCGCGACAACTTCCTCATGCATCTCGACGAAGGTTCGAAGATCTATCGCGCCATCGGCGACTGCGCCCCGGCCTTCGGCATGATCGGTACGCTGATCGGCATGGTGCAGATGTTCTCGAACATGTCGGACCCCTCGAAGCTCGGCCCGTTCATGGCGGTGGCGCTGCTGGCGACGCTGTATGGCGCCATCGTCGGCAACCTCATCTGTCTGCCCATCGCCGACAAGCTGCACGTCAAGGTGCTCGACGAGGAGACGAACCGCACGCTGATCATCGACGGCATCCTGATGATCCGTGACAGCAAGAGCCCGGCGCTGGTGCGCGAAATGCTGCTGGCCTATCTGCCCGAGAAGCATCGCCACGAAGAGGGTGAGCCGGTCCCGGCATAATCGTCCAGGGATCTGCGGAGTAGCGGCAGATGGCCAAGAAAAAACGCGGCGAGGCACATGGTGGTCACGGCTGGTTCGTGACCTTCGCCGATTTGATGGCGCTGCTGCTCAGCTATTTCGTGATGCTCGTCGCGTTCTCGAGCCCGGACGGCGCGAAGCTCAAGGTCGTTGCCGGTTCGGTGCGCGAAGCCTTCGGTGTGCAGAGTGACTCGCGCTATTCCGGCGTCATCGAGTCGGATGGTCTGCCGACGCGCGGCATGACCAAGAACAAGGATCACGTCTCGCCGCAGGACGCGTCCAACATCACGAGTCCCGACGAAAAAACAGCAACGGCGCGGCCCTCCGGCGCCAAGCTGAAGATGGATCGCGAATTCGCGCTGGCCTCGGCATCCCTTCGCCAAGCACTGCAGGACATGCCGGAGATCAACGAGATCTCGAAGAACATCATGTTCGAAGAGACCAAGCAGGGACTCAATCTCGAAATCATCGATCAGAACGGCCGTTCGATGTTCGCCGATGGCTCCAAGGTGCCGTATGAGCGGACGCGGCAACTGCTGCAGAAGCTCGCGGTTCCTCTGAAGGCGACGCCGCTTCGGGTTGCGATCGTCGGTCACACCGCGGCCGGCTTCGTGCCGGCGCGGACCGACTACGATGCATTCGATCTGTCGTCGGATCGTGCCAATGTCGTCCGGCAAATTCTGGAGCGCGAAGGGCTGCCGTCGTCGCATATCTTCTCGGTATCGGGGAAGGCGGATGCCCAACCGCTGTTTCCCGACGATCCGACCATGGCGGCCAACCGGCGCGTGACCATCACGCTGATGCGGGAAGATCCGCCGCTGCCGCCAAACCTCAAGCCGTAATGCTCAAATCACAAAGCTAGGCCTGGTTCGTCAAAGACGGACCTTAGCCTAGTCAAATCCTTTTTTTGCTGCTCCACGCCCATTTTACGAGGGGCGGGGAGAGGCATATGGCCGTGGGATCGGCTAGGCTGGCGGTTGACTGGCAATGTCCGGCGCGCCATAGCGGGCGCCGGATTGTCCTAAGGCGTCACGAGCAGCATGGCTGTCACGGAAACAACAGGCGAAGGTACGACCGAAGCTCCGGCGCATGCCAGTTTCTGGTCGCTCATGGTCGGCAGCATCGGTGTCGTGTTTGGCGACATCGGAACCTCGCCACTCTACGCATTTCGCGAAGCGGTACATGGCGCCACCCATGGCGGACCGGCGACGCCGGTCGTCGTGCTCGGCGTGTTGTCACTGATCCTGTGGGCGCTGTTTATCGTCGTCACGGTGAAATATGTGCTGTTCCTGCTGCGCGCCGACAACAATGGCGAGGGCGGAACACTGTCGCTGATGGCGCTGGGCCAGCGCGCGCTTGGCCGCCAGAGCTGGGTGCTGCTGGCGCTCGGCGTGCTCGGCGCCTCGATGTTCATCGGCGATTCCATGATCACGCCGGCGATCTCGGTGCTGTCGGCGGTGGAAGGCCTCAAGCTGAAGGCGCCGGCACTCGAGCATTACGTCGTGCCGATCACGATCATGATCCTCGTCCTGCTGTTCTCGGTGCAGCGCATCGGCACCGGCAAGGTCGCATCCGCCTTCGGGCCGGTGATGATCACGTGGTTCACGGCGCTGGCGCTGATGGGCGCGTCGCACATCTCCGACGATCCCACCGTCCTCTATGCGATCAATCCGTATTACGCCGTCCAGTTCATGATGAGCCATGGCGTCGTCGGCCTGGTCACGCTGGGGGCCGTGTTCCTCGCGGTCACCGGCGGTGAAGCGCTCTATGCCGATCTCGGTCACTTCGGTCGCCGGCCGATCCAGTACGGATGGTTCTTCTTCGTCCTGCCGGCGCTGCTGATCAATTATTTCGGGCAGGGCGCACTGGTGCTCTCGAACCCGGCGACCATCGAAAACCCGTTTTATCTGATGGCCCCGGAATCGATGCTGGTTCCGCTGATCGTGCTGGCAACGGCAGCCACCGTGATCGCCAGCCAGGCCGTCATCACCGGCGCCTATTCGCTGGTGCGCCAGGCCGTGCAACTCGGCCTGTTGCCACGTTTCGAGGTGGTGTTTACCTCCGAGACCCATGCCGGTCAGATCTATCTGCCGCGCGTCAATCGCCTGCTGCTGATCGGCGTGGTGTTGCTGGTCCTGTTGTTCAAGTCGTCCAGCGGCCTCGCCTCCGCCTATGGCATCGCCGTGTCCACCACCATGGTGGTCGATGGCATCATGGGTTTTGTGGTGATCTGGAAGCTGTGGAACTGGAAGGCCGCGACCGCTTTCGCATTGATCGCGCCGCTGGTCTTCGTCGATCTCGCATTCCTTAGCGCCAACCTGCTCAAGCTGCTGGAAGGCGGCTGGGTGCCGTTGCTGTTCGGCCTGCTGATGGCCGGCATGATCTGGACCTGGCGCCGTGGCGCGGCCATCCTCATCCTCAAGACCCGTCGCACCGAAGTGCCGCTGCGCGACCTCATCAAGAGCCTCGAGAAGCGTCCGCCGCATATCGTCAAGGGCACCGCGGTGTTCCTCACCAGCGACCCCGAATTCGTGCCCACAGCGCTGCTGCATAACCTCAAGCACAACAAGGTGCTGCACGAGCACAATGTGATCCTGACCATCGAGACCGCGCAGACGCCGAAGGTCGATGTCTCCGAACGGGTGCGGATGGAGAACATCAGCGACAAGTTCTCGATGGTGCGATTGCGCTTCGGCTTCATGGAGCAGCCCAACGTCCCCAAGGCCCTCGTGATCGCGCGAAAACTTGGCTGGCAGTTCGACATCATGGCGACGTCGTTCTTCGTGTCGCGGCGCTCGCTGAAGCCATCGGCGCAATCGGGCATGCCGCTGTGGCAGGACCATATCTTCATCGCGCTCAGCCGCTCAGCTAATGACGCCACCGATTATTTCCAGATCCCGACCGGCCGGGTGGTGGAAGTAGGTACTCAGGTGACGATCTAGCGCGTCGCCTTTGTCATTCCCGGTTCCCCGATTTGCGCTAGACTGGCTGCGACCATCGGAGCCGGGAACGGCCTCGCTGCCCCGCTGTTCATAACAGTCCCGCGAATACGCCTGAGGCCAATCCCATGACGAGTGAAAATGCCACCCCCGCCGCCGATGCGCCGGTGGATAACGGTCATGGCCATACGACAGCTACGCTCGGTTCGCTCATCGTCGGCAGCATCGGCGTCGTCTATGGCGATATCGGCACCAGCCCGCTCTACGCCTTCCGCGAAGCGCTGGTGGCCGCCGGCGGCCATCGGGCACCCGGCGTGGGCCATGCGGAGATTCTCGGCGTTCTCTCGCTGATCGTGTGGGCGCTGATCATCGTCGTGACGATCAAATATGTCGTCATCCTGCTGCGCGCCGACAACAATGGCGAGGGCGGCACGCTGGCGCTGATGGCGCTGGCGCATCGCGCGGTGGGCGGCAACGGCACCGTGGTGATCATGCTCGGCATCATCGGCGCGGCGCTGTTCTATGGTGACGCGGTGATCACGCCAGCGGTCTCGGTGCTGTCAGCCATCGAAGGCACCAAGCTCGTCACCAAGGCGTTCGAGCCCTATGTGGTGCCCATCACCATCGTGTTGCTGGTGGCGATCTTTGCGGTGCAGTCGCACGGCACGGCGAAGGTCGCGATCTTCTTCGGGCCGATCATGTGCCTGTGGTTCTTCGTGATCGCGATCGCCGCTGTGCCGCAGATCATCCAGCATCCCGGCGTGCTGGCCGCCTTCAACCCCAGTCATGCCGTCTACTTCATGTTCCACCACGGCATCATCGCCTTCGTGACATTGGGTGCCGTGTTTCTCGCGGTGACCGGCGCCGAGGCGCTCTATGCGGATCTCGGCCATTTCGGCAAACGGCCGATCCAGCTCGCCTGGTTGTTTCTCGTGTTGCCGTCACTGACCATCAACTATTTCGGCCAGGCAGCACTGGTGCTGCGCGATCCCACCGCGCTGGAAAATCCGTTCTATCTGATGTTTCCGGATTGGGCGCTGATCCCGATGGTGGCGCTCGCGGCCACAGCCACGGTGATCGCCAGCCAGGCGGTCATCACCGGTGCTTATTCACTGACGCGGCAGGCGATCCAGCTCGGCCTGTTGCCGCGCTTCGAGATCCGCCACACGTCGGAGAGCCATTCCGGCCAGATCTACATCCCACGCGTCAACACGCTGCTGCTGATCGCCGTGATCGTGCTGGTGGTGATGTTCAAGTCGTCGAGCTCGCTGGCCTCGGCCTATGGCATCTCGGTCACCGGCACCATGGTCGTCACCTCGCTGATGGCCTTCGTGCTGATCTGGAAGGGCTGGAAGTGGTCGCCGATCCTGGCGGGTGCTTTGATCCTGCCGTTCCTGCTGATCGATCTCACCTTCCTCACGGCGAACCTGCTGAAAGTGTTCGACGGCGGCTGGGTGCCGCTGGCGGCGGGCGGCGTGATCGTCATGCTGATGTATACGTGGCGCCGCGGCAGCCGGCTGCTGTTCGAGAAATCGCGAAAGCTGGAATTCCCGCTGGCCGATCTTGTCGCCATGCTGGAGAAGAAGCCGCCGCAGCGCGTGAAAGGCACGGCGGTGTTTCTCACCAGCGATCCCGTCAGCGCGCCGACGGCGCTGATGCATAGTCTGAAACACTACAAAGTGCTGCACGAGAAGAACGTTATTCTCACCATCGAGACGGCGCCGACGCCGAAAGTGGATATTTCCGAGCGCGTGCGGATGGAGGAGATCAGCGAGACCTTCTCGAAGATCACGCTGCGCTTCGGCTTCATGGAGTCGCCGAATGTGCCGAAGGCATTGGCGATCGCGCGGAAAACCGGTTGGCAGTTCGACATCATGTCGACCTCCTTCTTCCTGTCGCGGAGGGCGCTGAAGCCCGCCGCGCATTCCGGCATGCCGCGCTGGCAGGACCATCTCTTCATCGGCCTCAGCCGCACCGCCAATGATGCCACCGACTATTTCCAGATCCCGACGGGCAGGGTGGTGGAAGTGGGCACGCAGGTGACGATCTGATTGGACACCAGGCGTCACGGCCGTCATTGCGAGGAGCGGTTGCGACGAAGCAATCCAGCCTTCGGTTGCGGCCTTCTGGATTGCTTCGTCGCTGCGCTCCTCGCAATGACGGGGACTTGATTTCTGGCCTCCGAAGCGCGAGTTTGGCCCTCGAAAACAGGGGCCGATCCGGCCCCTTCTGATTTGCTCCGGACGCCGGGGTGCAGGAGGTTTGTGGTGGCAGAAGTTCAGGATTTGACCCCCGAGGACGTCGCGCAGGGCATCAAGGACGGCAAGTATCTGCTGGTCGATGTGCGCGAGCCCAACGAGGTCGAAGTCGAAGCCTATCCGGATTCCGTCGTCGTGCCGCTCTCGACATTCGATCCCGCCGCGATCCCCGATCCAGCCGGCAAGGAGGTCGTGTTCGCATGCCGCTCCGGCAAGCGCTCGGTGACCGCCTCGCTCGCGGCGCAGGAAGCCGGGCTGCCTTACAACAAGCATCTCGCTGGTGGCATCATCGGCTGGAAGGCCGCGGGCCTGCCGACGAAAGCCTGATCACTCGATGAACAAGATCTTCTCCGAGCTGCCCGTCACCGTCTTCGAGGCGATGTCGCAGCTCTCGCGCGACAACAACGCCATCAATCTCGGCCAGGGCTTTCCCGATCATCCCGGTCCCGACGATATTCGTCAGGCTGCGGCGGATGCTGTCGTCAACGGATACAACCAGTATCCGTCCATGATGGGCATCCCGGAGCTGCGCCAGGCCATCGCCACGCATTATCAGCACTGGCACAAGCTCACGCTCGATCCGATGACCGAAGTGATGGTGACCTCGGGCGGCACGGAGGCGCTGACCTCGTCGATCATGTCGGTGGTGCAGCCCGGCGACGAAGTGGTGGTGTTTCAGCCGGCCTATGACAGCTATCTGCCGATCATCCGCCAGTGCGGCGGCATCCCGCGTCTCGTCTCGCTGAAGCCGCCGCATTGGCGCCTGACGGAAGAGGACCTGCGCGCCGTCTTCAACCACAAGACCCGCGCGGTGCTGTTCAACTCGCCGCTCAATCCCGCCGCCGTCGTCTATCCGCGTGAGGATCTCGAACTGCTGGCGAAGTTCTGTCAGGAGTTCGACACGATCGCTATTTGTGATGAGGTGTGGGAGCACGTGACGTTCGACGGT
It contains:
- a CDS encoding rhodanese-like domain-containing protein: MVAEVQDLTPEDVAQGIKDGKYLLVDVREPNEVEVEAYPDSVVVPLSTFDPAAIPDPAGKEVVFACRSGKRSVTASLAAQEAGLPYNKHLAGGIIGWKAAGLPTKA
- a CDS encoding potassium transporter Kup → MTSENATPAADAPVDNGHGHTTATLGSLIVGSIGVVYGDIGTSPLYAFREALVAAGGHRAPGVGHAEILGVLSLIVWALIIVVTIKYVVILLRADNNGEGGTLALMALAHRAVGGNGTVVIMLGIIGAALFYGDAVITPAVSVLSAIEGTKLVTKAFEPYVVPITIVLLVAIFAVQSHGTAKVAIFFGPIMCLWFFVIAIAAVPQIIQHPGVLAAFNPSHAVYFMFHHGIIAFVTLGAVFLAVTGAEALYADLGHFGKRPIQLAWLFLVLPSLTINYFGQAALVLRDPTALENPFYLMFPDWALIPMVALAATATVIASQAVITGAYSLTRQAIQLGLLPRFEIRHTSESHSGQIYIPRVNTLLLIAVIVLVVMFKSSSSLASAYGISVTGTMVVTSLMAFVLIWKGWKWSPILAGALILPFLLIDLTFLTANLLKVFDGGWVPLAAGGVIVMLMYTWRRGSRLLFEKSRKLEFPLADLVAMLEKKPPQRVKGTAVFLTSDPVSAPTALMHSLKHYKVLHEKNVILTIETAPTPKVDISERVRMEEISETFSKITLRFGFMESPNVPKALAIARKTGWQFDIMSTSFFLSRRALKPAAHSGMPRWQDHLFIGLSRTANDATDYFQIPTGRVVEVGTQVTI
- a CDS encoding motility protein A, giving the protein MDITTLLGFVAGVIVMVTLVLMGGSFSMFYDIHAVIIIFGGSFAATLIRFPLSSILHGMPLGAKFAFTLSRLNARDLVDELARIAEIARKQGPVGLEKVETNDAFLAKGIRFVADGYDLEFIRDNLERDRDNFLMHLDEGSKIYRAIGDCAPAFGMIGTLIGMVQMFSNMSDPSKLGPFMAVALLATLYGAIVGNLICLPIADKLHVKVLDEETNRTLIIDGILMIRDSKSPALVREMLLAYLPEKHRHEEGEPVPA
- a CDS encoding aminotransferase, coding for MNKIFSELPVTVFEAMSQLSRDNNAINLGQGFPDHPGPDDIRQAAADAVVNGYNQYPSMMGIPELRQAIATHYQHWHKLTLDPMTEVMVTSGGTEALTSSIMSVVQPGDEVVVFQPAYDSYLPIIRQCGGIPRLVSLKPPHWRLTEEDLRAVFNHKTRAVLFNSPLNPAAVVYPREDLELLAKFCQEFDTIAICDEVWEHVTFDGHEHIPLITIPGMRDRTIKVGSAGKIFSLTGWKIGFVCAAPHLLRVCAKVHQFLTFTTAPNLQVAVAYGLGKSDEYFKSMRADLARSRDRLAAGLERIGFPVIKSQGTYFLTVDLSPLGLNETDEDFCKRIVTQYKVAGIPVSAFYEQDKVTSVVRFCFAKNDATLDAALERLSDAVHRR
- a CDS encoding potassium transporter Kup — translated: MAVTETTGEGTTEAPAHASFWSLMVGSIGVVFGDIGTSPLYAFREAVHGATHGGPATPVVVLGVLSLILWALFIVVTVKYVLFLLRADNNGEGGTLSLMALGQRALGRQSWVLLALGVLGASMFIGDSMITPAISVLSAVEGLKLKAPALEHYVVPITIMILVLLFSVQRIGTGKVASAFGPVMITWFTALALMGASHISDDPTVLYAINPYYAVQFMMSHGVVGLVTLGAVFLAVTGGEALYADLGHFGRRPIQYGWFFFVLPALLINYFGQGALVLSNPATIENPFYLMAPESMLVPLIVLATAATVIASQAVITGAYSLVRQAVQLGLLPRFEVVFTSETHAGQIYLPRVNRLLLIGVVLLVLLFKSSSGLASAYGIAVSTTMVVDGIMGFVVIWKLWNWKAATAFALIAPLVFVDLAFLSANLLKLLEGGWVPLLFGLLMAGMIWTWRRGAAILILKTRRTEVPLRDLIKSLEKRPPHIVKGTAVFLTSDPEFVPTALLHNLKHNKVLHEHNVILTIETAQTPKVDVSERVRMENISDKFSMVRLRFGFMEQPNVPKALVIARKLGWQFDIMATSFFVSRRSLKPSAQSGMPLWQDHIFIALSRSANDATDYFQIPTGRVVEVGTQVTI
- a CDS encoding OmpA/MotB family protein, which codes for MAKKKRGEAHGGHGWFVTFADLMALLLSYFVMLVAFSSPDGAKLKVVAGSVREAFGVQSDSRYSGVIESDGLPTRGMTKNKDHVSPQDASNITSPDEKTATARPSGAKLKMDREFALASASLRQALQDMPEINEISKNIMFEETKQGLNLEIIDQNGRSMFADGSKVPYERTRQLLQKLAVPLKATPLRVAIVGHTAAGFVPARTDYDAFDLSSDRANVVRQILEREGLPSSHIFSVSGKADAQPLFPDDPTMAANRRVTITLMREDPPLPPNLKP